A single window of Coffea eugenioides isolate CCC68of chromosome 7, Ceug_1.0, whole genome shotgun sequence DNA harbors:
- the LOC113777201 gene encoding F-box protein At5g07610-like, with protein sequence MADEEDKPQLRLTHYTSKISGTTPLHSAVSPLPPPPSPSTLSIINNEDLLTEILLCLPPKSLLRLQCVSKLWLSIISRPNFRRLHARRNPTSSAAATNLFFYRVFCWVPEFNFLCLSNSLEDVNSMRVITSNLSNRREGFPWRIHSCNGLICLDPYDDESTKFFMYNPTTNQSRFIQLPDSPEDRHSIRDLSLAFDPLKPDHYKILCVWMRLPEIVLRFSLYSSETGVWKETDESYEFDFEWDEELDEDDNLSSMFNSINVLFKYGAYLDDAMHWANADGDFLCFDLWSERFKPMPSPLIPDDHKIGLLLLELLCADDWPAGVDKVNGERWKGWFFHCIDRSLRSIYYFEKRIVGLPDELRGKYELRGQEDSISMKG encoded by the exons ATGGCGGACGAAGAAGACAAACCCCAACTTCGTCTCACCCATTATACCTCGAAAATCTCCGGCACCACCCCACTTCATTCCGCCGTCTCACCACTGCCGCCGCCACCATCTCCATCAACCCTGTCCATCATCAACAACGAAGACCTCTTAACCGAAATTCTACTCTGCTTACCACCAAAATCCCTCCTGCGCTTGCAATGCGTCTCCAAACTATGGCTCTCAATCATTTCCAGGCCCAATTTCCGCCGCCTTCACGCCCGCCGCAATCCCACCTCCTCCGCCGCCGCCACCAACCTCTTCTTTTACCGGGTATTTTGTTGGGTTCCTGAGTTCAATTTCCTTTGTCTTAGCAATAGTTTGGAAGATGTCAATTCCATGCGTGTTATAACTTCTAATTTGAGCAATCGAAGGGAGGGTTTTCCATGGCGGATTCACTCCTGTAATGGGTTGATCTGTTTGGACCCGTACGATGATGAAAGCACAAAATTTTTTATGTATAATCCTACTACCAATCAGAGTCGGTTTATTCAGCTTCCGGATTCGCCCGAGGATCGCCATTCAATTAGGGATTTGAGTTTGGCTTTCGATCCTTTAAAACCCGACCACTACAAAATTTTATGCGTTTGGATGAGGTTGCCGGAGATTGTACTCCGGTTTTCATTGTACTCCTCGGAGACTGGGGTTTGGAAGGAGACAGATGAGTCCTATGAGTTTGATTTTGAGTGGGATGAGGAGCTTGACGAGGATGACAACTTGAGTTCCATGTTCAATAGTATAAATGTTCTTTTCAAGTATGGGGCTTATTTGGATGATGCTATGCATTGGGCGAATGCTGATGGGGATTTTTTGTGCTTTGATTTGTGGAGTGAGAGGTTCAAGCCAATGCCAAGTCCTTTGATTCCTGATGACCA caaaATTGGTTTGCTTTTGCTTGAGCTGCTGTGCGCTgatgactggccagcgggggttgataaggtgaacggggaaa GATGGAAGGGATGGTTCTTTCATTGTATTGATAGAAGTCTAAGATCTATCTATTACTTTGAGAAGAGAATCGTTGGTTTGCCCGATGAACTACGTGGGAAATATGAGTTGAGAGGGCAAGAGGATTCGATCTCCATGAAAGGCTAA
- the LOC113777202 gene encoding uncharacterized protein LOC113777202: MTDLLAHVAKHHGQNPIPQLENHVEGGDRALERFQKFSPPQFIGGPDLDVAEKWLEKMIDIFATLHYTEERQVTFFVFQLEGVAHSWWNVIRMKWEREQTRRTWINFMRKFNAKYFPLLIQEQKEDEFIRLSQGAQTVAEYESHFTRLPKFALELIVTEQKRIRRFIQGLNVEIQKDLTVAQINIFSDAVKKALRVENARFQVRTF, translated from the coding sequence ATGACCGATCTGTTGGCCCACGTAGCGAAGCATCATGGCCAAAACCCTATTCCTCAACTGGAAAACCATGTAGAAGGTGGGGATAGGgccctcgaacgatttcaaaagttctctccaccaCAATTTATTGGAGGACCAGACCTAGATGTGGCCGAGaagtggttggagaagatgattgacATTTTCGCTACTCTGCATTATACTGAAGAGAGACAGGtaacattttttgtttttcaattgGAGGGAGTAGCCCAttcttggtggaatgtgatcagAATGAAGTGGGAAAGAGAGCAAACACGAAGGACTTGGATCAATTTCATGAGAAAGTTCAATGCCAAGTATTTTCCTCTTCTAATTCAAGAGCAAAAGGAGGATGAGTTCATTAGGCTTAGTCAGGGAGCTCAAACCGTAGCAGAATACGAGAGCCACTTTACTAGGTTGCCTAAGTTCGCTCTCGAACTTATTGTGACTGAGCAGAAGAGGATACGAAGATTTATTCAGGGGTTGAACgttgagattcaaaaggatttaACCGTAGCTCAAATCAATATATTTAGTGATGCTGTAAAGAAAGCCCTacgagttgaaaatgcgagaTTTCAAGTTAGAACCTTCTAA